Genomic segment of Vibrio celticus:
ACATAACGTGTGCTGCGACCGTGTTATTCACATGAAAGCCTCTCATCAAATGACTGAGGTAGAAACTGTTGAGAAAGCAATCCGTTCTAAGAATGCGAGTGCGATTGTTGCAAGTGCATCGATTGATCAGTTCAGTCAACAGTACCTAAGAACATTAGGGTTACGCTTTCAATGTGAAGTCTTCTTTATGAATGCAAATTCAGAGCGTATTCACTAAGCCATATTGCTTAATAACATTTTGGCTCAAAAACACGGTCCACAAACATAGCTTAATCTTTTAGCTAACAAACTTAAGTTAACTTAACAGCATAGCTCCATAACACAGTCCAAATATACTGCCTTCCCCTGCCCTACAATTCGCCAAATTTTTAGCGGATTGTTAGGCGGGGGTTTTTATTTCAACAACAGATTTAGCAATCGTTTGCTTTTTCTCTGGAAGCAAATAGTAGATTGGGTATAATGCCCGTCTAATCATGTGCACACCGCACTTCTCTGTATGACGTTTGATAAAAAATAGGAATGTCTAAATGAGCCTTGCTGATCAAGTTCTTGCCGTAAATGATGACCTACCAATCCGTACTGATAAACCTGTCCACAGTGGCAAGGTTCGTTCGGTCTACTGGTTAACTGAAGAAGATAGCCAACGACTAATTAAAGAGAAAGGCTACGATGTAGCGCCAGATGCGCCTTTAGCAATCATGGTGATCAG
This window contains:
- a CDS encoding SulA-like leucine-rich domain-containing protein, coding for MIQAHVKAQHSSPLVHCAFTSVSRKSKNSNEEALFARMALLSNQHQWLLFTAQTPRPSAKQLKQHNVCCDRVIHMKASHQMTEVETVEKAIRSKNASAIVASASIDQFSQQYLRTLGLRFQCEVFFMNANSERIH